The Drosophila biarmipes strain raj3 chromosome 2L, RU_DBia_V1.1, whole genome shotgun sequence genome has a window encoding:
- the LOC127010705 gene encoding histone H3-like has translation MARTKQTARKSTGGKAPRKQLATKAARKSAPATGGVKKPHRYRPGTVALREIRRYQKSTELLIRKLPFQRLVREIAQDFKTDLRFQSSAVMALQEASEAYLVDLFEDTNLCAIHAKRVTIMPKDIQLARRIRGERA, from the coding sequence atggcccgtaccaagcaaaccgctcgcaaatcgactggtggcaaggcgccacgcaagcaactggctactaaggccgctcgcaagagcgcccccgccaccggaggcgtgaagaagcctcatcggtaccgccctggaactgttgccctgcgtgagatccgtcgataccagaagagtaccgagctgctgatccgcaagctgcctttccagcgtctggtgcgtgaaatcgctcaggacttcaagactgacctgcgattccagagctcggcggtgatggctctgcaggaagctagcgaggcctatctagtagacctctttgaagataccaacttgtgtgccattcatgccaagcgtgtcaccatcatgcccaaggacatccagttggcccgtcgcattcgcggcgagcgtgcttag